AAGGAAACATGAACGAGAACAAAGAACATGAACGAGAAAGGGGATAGGAATATGAATCTCAAGAATTTCGATGTTTGGTTGGTGAAGAAATTGTAGTAATAACATTGTATTCCAGTGTTTGGTACGTGAGAATTCATTAATTAATAGGAATGGAGATAACAAAAACTATATCATCTCTTATATCTTATTGTGCTTTAATGTTTGTATTTCTACCTATATTATGGATATTGAAGACCAGATTGCCTTAACAAAATAATGAGAGACTAAATTATTTTTGGCTCTGATTTTATGTCATCTATAACAATCAAGTTTAAAAATGACCAAATTAGCATAATATTACTCAACAGAACAATTTGAATCATTTGTCTCTCATATATACTCAACAACTTGGCATTTTGAGTGCTTAGTTGTTGTTCAAATTTCTATCATAGTGGAAATCAATAATCGAATATGTCTTGAgatatttattttcttgccCCATATCACTCTGTCCCACCCTACATCATTTCAGACTTCTTTCAGCCgtcgatttttatttttattttatataattggTAGATTCAATTCAAGCCCACCAAGGTTGACGTTACAAACCATGAAATGCACTCAAACCACTACACACAAATTCTGCACCGTAAATTGAACAAGACAAAGTAATAATATGTATTGAAATCAGCCTTTTACAATTGATCGATTGCAAGGAAAATATCCTTCTGAAAAGGACACACACACCTGGGGAAGCACTTTTGTCAACTTGCTTGTTTTTAGTGCAACTTAGATTTAATTTCCAACGTTTATTTCGTTTTCCATGTCTCATTGACAGATAGGAATACACTATTTTCACTAAATAAAATTTAGTTTTTGTAGACCGTCTAATCTACCTTTGGTTTGATGACGTGTCGATGGGAGCCAAGACTAGAGAGAACTACATGGCTAAATGGCTCTCTATCGATGAATGATTACCACCAAATCCATAACACAAACACTCCATAACATGCTAACAATGTCGCAATTCCGTAACTTTTACATACATAAATCCAAGTAAGAAGCTTTCCAAACTTCCTGTGCCTACAATGACATAACTAGCCCCATCATTGCAGGCTTCAGAGGCTGCAACAAAATGCTTTTCACGATGACTTTCAGGTTAATAATTTGACAAAAGGTTACATGAGTTCCATTTGAAGAACCTGGGATGCTCTAGGGAGTTCTTTGCGAATCTTCTCCATCTCGTCGGGAGTCCATGTAGATCGGCGACAATATAAAACTAACTTGTCCAAAATCACTACTTTCTTGAGTAATATCTGTACCACATCCACGTAAAGATCTTTATTTCCATCACATTTGCAAACTTCAATGGTTTTTAGGTGTGACAAGAAACACGCAGGCACTGGATCCAATATCCCTCTGTTTTTGTCGAAGTCTGAAGAAAGGTTGATCCCCTATAAAATCAAAATATGCGAGTCACTTAAACTACAGTACCAGCAGAATAGTAACAATTATAGAGGTTTGTAAATTAACCTTAGAAAATTGAAGAGTTTCAAGCTTCGGTGAGTTTTGAAGTATCTTTAGTAGGGCTTTAGAATCAAGATTTACCAGCCCATAATTCAATCCCAGAAAGGACAGATTACTGAACAAGGGCAGAGAGTCTAGAAGTGCTGCATCATAATTTAGTACCTACAGCGGGACAAAACGGTAGCAGGGAGAACAATATATCATATAAAGCTTCCCGGGGAATTGAACAATTGATGACAAGAACTCTAATCTCGTGTTAGTGACAAGAGAAAGCAAATACCTCAATAGCAGGACTTGCAAACTTTAGCCTTTTCACATCAGACAGCCCACTTAGAAGCTTATATAAACGTCTGGAAACTGTTCTAGCCCTTTGATCCCAATTATATATTCGAATCTTCAAATTTTCTAACGGGGAACAGTCATAAAAGCATAAGTCATTCATGAAGTCGCCCAAGTAACAGAATTCCTTGAGAGAACTACCAGATATCATGACTTGGCAATCTTCCGATTCATCCCAAGGGCAGCCATCAACGCACATCTCATGTATGTACAAGCGCTGGAGGTTTGGACAACAAATACGCACAGCCTTGACATTCTCCCAACCGCATTCGCTTATAGTGAGCTCTTCAAGCAGCGGGCAGCGGGCAGCGGGCAACAAATACGCACAGCCTTGAGACTTGAGAACCAAATTGAAGGAGGGAGTGTCAGAGTGTCGGAGACATGTATACGTAATACAATAAGCGAAGCACAAGTGAAAAAGCAATGAGGCAACTGAAAAGGTTTGTTGCAGTTCCCCGAGGAAAAGACAGGCAACTCGAACATTGCGCCTCACGACAGCAGAGATCTATCTTCT
This genomic window from Tripterygium wilfordii isolate XIE 37 chromosome 9, ASM1340144v1, whole genome shotgun sequence contains:
- the LOC120005462 gene encoding FBD-associated F-box protein At5g22730-like, yielding MGVINEFKRHKTGEGQDVVECKKSLCELPEAVLQHILSFLPMKESVRTSVLSKRWEYLWTSIPELDFAENKAPLGLDEYKANRTMFMDFISAVVRRNVRVACLFLGELQQTFSVASLLFHLCFAYCITYTCLRHSDTPSFNLVLKSQGCAYLLPAARCPLLEELTISECGWENVKAVRICCPNLQRLYIHEMCVDGCPWDESEDCQVMISGSSLKEFCYLGDFMNDLCFYDCSPLENLKIRIYNWDQRARTVSRRLYKLLSGLSDVKRLKFASPAIEVLNYDAALLDSLPLFSNLSFLGLNYGLVNLDSKALLKILQNSPKLETLQFSKGINLSSDFDKNRGILDPVPACFLSHLKTIEVCKCDGNKDLYVDVVQILLKKVVILDKLVLYCRRSTWTPDEMEKIRKELPRASQVLQMELM